One segment of Nostoc piscinale CENA21 DNA contains the following:
- a CDS encoding cache domain-containing protein, with protein sequence MRLADLVRKKQANNQKLKISLRLILTVTFLLLTGGTTGLVSYISFQNSQHSVNSLAYQLMTEISDRIHLYLSNYLNTPHLINRLTVQAIALQKIDINNPQSLERYLLGQIQEFDYHRIHFINPQGGLVGAGNDERGLSIALTKNFRKGELYVYNVNRQGKRQKLLVHQNNYDGTQRPFYQQAILTGKPTWTPIYLYVPASRGLGIAASYPIYNQKQQLLGVVASDIDLVSISNFLKKIAGWYSRTSFYY encoded by the coding sequence GTGAGGCTGGCTGATCTGGTTAGGAAAAAACAAGCTAACAATCAAAAGCTAAAAATTTCCTTACGGCTGATCCTCACCGTTACCTTTTTGTTATTAACTGGGGGAACCACAGGTTTAGTCAGCTATATATCATTCCAAAATTCGCAGCATTCAGTTAATAGTTTGGCATATCAGCTAATGACTGAAATTAGCGATCGGATTCATTTATATCTGAGTAATTATTTAAATACACCACACTTAATTAATCGGCTGACTGTCCAAGCGATCGCCCTCCAAAAAATAGATATTAACAATCCTCAAAGTTTAGAACGCTATTTATTAGGACAAATTCAAGAATTTGACTATCACAGAATTCATTTTATTAATCCCCAAGGTGGACTGGTGGGAGCAGGTAATGATGAACGCGGACTGAGCATTGCTTTAACTAAAAATTTTCGCAAAGGCGAGCTTTATGTATATAACGTTAATCGTCAAGGCAAGCGGCAAAAATTATTAGTTCATCAAAACAACTATGATGGTACTCAAAGACCTTTCTATCAGCAGGCAATATTAACAGGTAAACCCACATGGACACCAATTTATTTATATGTACCAGCTTCTAGAGGTTTAGGAATTGCTGCTAGTTACCCCATTTATAATCAAAAACAACAACTGCTCGGCGTTGTCGCCAGCGATATAGACTTAGTAAGTATTAGTAATTTTCTTAAAAAAATTGCGGGTTGGTACTCACGGACAAGTTTTTATTATTGA
- a CDS encoding response regulator: protein MSKRILVIDDEESLRDLACTCLEDLGGWETIPAQSGYEGLLQVQNEIVDAILLDVSMPDMDGFQFYEQIKANPKTQTIPIILLTAKVLPDDYKRFAQLDIAGIINKPFNPVLICEQIGQMLTW from the coding sequence ATGAGCAAACGCATTCTTGTCATCGATGATGAAGAGTCACTTCGAGATTTAGCCTGCACATGCTTAGAAGATTTAGGTGGCTGGGAGACAATACCCGCCCAATCAGGTTATGAAGGACTTTTACAAGTTCAAAATGAAATTGTTGATGCCATTTTACTGGATGTGTCCATGCCGGACATGGATGGATTTCAATTTTACGAGCAAATCAAAGCTAACCCCAAAACTCAAACAATTCCGATAATTTTGCTCACAGCCAAAGTCTTACCAGACGACTACAAGCGTTTTGCTCAATTGGATATAGCAGGCATCATCAATAAACCATTTAATCCCGTCCTGATTTGTGAACAAATAGGTCAAATGCTTACCTGGTAA
- a CDS encoding PAS domain S-box protein, producing MRVGTHGQVFIIDRSGMMVASSTSEQPFLTDVTGNLKKRLKVTDSQESLICLAGEYLLSRFGNLNQIQTTQQLKFDIKGKKQFLLVIPYRDQLGLDWLIVTVVPKSDFTAKIEASTRLTIFLSLGALIGAIALGLLLTEFITRPVQKLGQISLALANEQWHHHLEQDSLIAEIQVLQHSFYWMSQQLKQSYNSVQTALQNSEERFSKIFLTCPEAMGIFTLNGECLAVNDAFMDLYGYARAEVIGCTVATFQSWVNQGKEQSYLQDLLAGKKVRNQEFTVMHKTGKVIPVLVSADIIELQGEPHIIVVTKNISDVYEELRLRKLVELELRQQKDLRESIYHESTDALFLVDPETLLITDCNHRAVELFEASSKLQLIGIPGHTLQLHLFTEEELTEITVQMQQQGVWSREIQYISCQRNVFWGNLAAKKVAIAHQVIYLVRITDITERKRTEIALRESEERFRHAFYNAPIGMALLGLDQHWLQINPMLCEILGYSELAFANWQSLDIIHPEDIHQFQHGIEQVSSPTNRNAQMELRYLCDGGRIVWGLTSLSLVRDCQNQPLYYVLQIQDITEQQAIEQIKNEFISIVSHELRTPLTAIQGFLGLLNTGIYDNRPEKVKHMIGQALTNSDRLVRLVNDILDLERLSSGRVQLIKEVCNAADLMQRAAEELQSIALAAGVTISITPTTAGIWAASDLIIQTLTNLLSNAIKFSPRNTEITLSAQTQSDWVLFVVKDQGRGIPSDKLDTIFERFQQVDISDARTKGGTGLGLAICQSIIQQHNGSIWAESTLGQGSTFYFTLPIAVTEQ from the coding sequence TTGCGGGTTGGTACTCACGGACAAGTTTTTATTATTGACCGTTCAGGAATGATGGTTGCGTCTTCAACATCTGAACAACCTTTTCTCACTGATGTTACGGGAAACCTCAAAAAACGGCTCAAGGTAACAGACTCTCAAGAATCCCTCATTTGTTTAGCAGGAGAGTATTTACTTTCGCGCTTTGGCAATTTAAATCAAATTCAAACTACACAACAACTCAAGTTTGATATAAAAGGTAAAAAGCAATTTTTATTGGTGATTCCTTATCGTGATCAATTAGGGCTTGACTGGTTAATTGTCACAGTCGTACCGAAATCTGACTTTACTGCCAAAATTGAGGCAAGTACTCGTCTGACAATATTTTTGAGTTTAGGGGCTTTAATTGGAGCGATCGCTTTAGGATTGTTATTGACTGAATTTATTACTCGACCTGTGCAGAAATTGGGTCAAATTAGTTTAGCCTTGGCAAATGAACAATGGCATCATCATCTAGAACAAGATAGCTTAATTGCAGAGATTCAAGTTTTACAACATTCATTTTATTGGATGTCTCAACAGTTAAAGCAATCATATAATTCTGTCCAAACCGCACTACAAAATTCCGAGGAACGCTTTAGTAAAATATTCTTGACTTGTCCGGAAGCAATGGGAATTTTTACCCTCAATGGTGAATGTTTGGCTGTCAATGATGCTTTTATGGATTTGTATGGTTATGCCAGAGCAGAAGTAATTGGTTGTACTGTCGCCACATTTCAATCTTGGGTAAATCAGGGCAAAGAGCAAAGTTATTTGCAAGATTTACTAGCAGGTAAAAAAGTGCGGAATCAAGAATTTACAGTGATGCACAAAACAGGTAAAGTGATTCCTGTATTGGTTTCGGCTGATATTATCGAGCTACAAGGAGAACCACACATCATTGTAGTCACGAAAAATATTAGCGATGTTTACGAAGAACTCCGCTTACGCAAATTAGTCGAATTAGAACTGCGACAGCAAAAAGACTTGCGTGAGAGTATTTATCACGAATCGACTGATGCTTTATTCTTGGTTGACCCAGAAACACTATTAATTACTGACTGTAATCATCGAGCCGTAGAATTATTTGAAGCCAGCAGTAAATTACAGTTAATTGGTATCCCTGGTCATACCCTTCAGCTTCATCTATTTACTGAGGAGGAATTAACAGAAATTACTGTCCAAATGCAGCAACAAGGTGTTTGGAGTCGAGAAATTCAATATATTAGTTGTCAAAGAAATGTGTTTTGGGGTAATTTAGCAGCCAAGAAAGTAGCGATCGCTCATCAAGTAATTTATTTAGTACGGATAACAGATATTACGGAACGTAAACGAACTGAGATCGCGTTGCGTGAAAGTGAAGAACGATTCCGTCATGCCTTTTATAATGCTCCCATTGGTATGGCACTGTTGGGATTAGACCAACACTGGCTGCAAATCAACCCGATGTTATGTGAAATACTTGGCTATTCCGAGTTAGCGTTTGCCAATTGGCAGAGTTTAGACATCATTCACCCAGAAGACATCCATCAGTTTCAGCACGGCATTGAACAAGTATCGTCTCCCACAAATCGCAATGCTCAAATGGAGTTACGTTACTTGTGCGATGGCGGACGCATTGTTTGGGGACTGACAAGCTTGTCACTGGTGAGAGATTGTCAAAATCAGCCATTATACTATGTGCTGCAAATTCAAGATATCACCGAACAGCAAGCCATTGAACAAATCAAAAATGAGTTCATTTCCATTGTCAGCCATGAACTGCGTACTCCACTGACAGCCATCCAAGGATTTTTGGGGCTGTTGAATACGGGTATCTATGACAACCGACCAGAAAAAGTTAAACACATGATTGGGCAAGCTTTAACCAATAGCGATCGCCTCGTGCGTTTAGTCAATGATATTTTGGACTTAGAGCGATTATCTTCTGGACGAGTCCAACTAATCAAAGAAGTCTGCAATGCCGCAGATTTAATGCAACGAGCCGCAGAAGAATTACAATCCATCGCTCTAGCGGCTGGCGTTACCATCTCTATTACTCCTACCACTGCTGGCATTTGGGCTGCATCCGATTTAATTATTCAAACCCTCACTAATTTGTTGAGTAACGCCATCAAGTTTTCCCCTCGTAACACCGAAATTACTTTATCTGCCCAAACTCAATCAGACTGGGTGCTGTTTGTTGTCAAAGACCAAGGTAGAGGTATCCCCAGCGATAAACTAGACACAATATTTGAACGTTTCCAGCAGGTAGATATTTCTGATGCTCGTACCAAGGGAGGTACAGGTTTAGGCTTGGCCATTTGTCAAAGTATCATTCAACAGCATAATGGTAGTATTTGGGCAGAAAGTACCCTCGGTCAAGGTAGTACATTCTATTTCACTTTGCCAATTGCAGTAACAGAACAATGA
- a CDS encoding histidine phosphatase family protein: MSQIVWIARHANRLDFVNPDWFLTAERRYDPPLSDDGFVQAKQLAQRLKSEKITHIFASPFLRTVQTANAVAEALDLSIKLETGLSEWLNPEWMTEEPERLSTPTLKKLFPKIDHSYTPRIAAKYPETHEQVRARSGQTARCLATECFPEQILLVAHGASVLGAAMGLVGEVAKTEVKASLCSLVKVVLQGPEWLLELKGDTSHLTQVEEVIRFA, translated from the coding sequence ATGAGTCAAATAGTCTGGATCGCAAGACACGCCAACCGCCTCGACTTTGTAAATCCTGATTGGTTCCTTACCGCCGAACGACGTTACGATCCGCCTTTATCTGACGATGGTTTCGTGCAGGCAAAACAATTAGCCCAACGCTTGAAAAGTGAGAAAATTACCCATATTTTTGCGTCTCCCTTTTTGCGAACGGTGCAAACAGCTAATGCCGTGGCCGAAGCCTTGGATTTATCTATTAAATTAGAAACAGGTTTGAGTGAATGGTTAAATCCTGAATGGATGACAGAAGAACCAGAAAGACTCTCCACGCCTACCTTAAAAAAACTATTTCCCAAGATTGACCATAGCTACACACCACGCATCGCAGCTAAATATCCCGAAACTCACGAACAAGTACGCGCACGTTCTGGACAAACAGCCAGATGTTTAGCAACAGAATGTTTTCCCGAACAGATTTTATTGGTAGCGCATGGTGCTTCTGTGTTGGGGGCTGCAATGGGGTTAGTGGGTGAAGTTGCCAAAACCGAAGTTAAAGCTTCTTTATGTTCTTTAGTTAAGGTTGTACTTCAAGGCCCAGAATGGTTATTAGAACTCAAGGGGGATACTTCTCATTTAACTCAAGTAGAGGAAGTGATCCGATTTGCGTAA
- the fmt gene encoding methionyl-tRNA formyltransferase: MKVVFFGTPEFAIPTLEKLLNHPEFEILAVVTQPDKRRERGNKLTPSPVKTLALQHNLPVWQPERVKKDSETLAKLQQTEAEAFVVVAYGQILSKKILNMPKLGCINVHGSILPKYRGAAPIQWCLCNGEPETGITTMLMDAGMDTGDMLLKATTPIELLDNADNLAVRLATMGGDLLIETLLKLKRQEIQPIPQNNAEATYAPLIQKQDYQLDWSKSAIQLHNQIRGFYPNCWTTFRNQTLKITATLPLGSADAEEIPPELATIRQKLPDLSDMSGIPGEIVSIAKGIGAIAQTGAGLLLLREVQLAGKRPQSGWDFVNGTRLTVGEILKSEV; encoded by the coding sequence ATGAAAGTTGTATTTTTTGGTACTCCGGAATTCGCTATTCCTACTCTCGAAAAATTACTGAATCATCCAGAATTTGAAATTTTGGCAGTGGTTACTCAACCAGATAAACGTCGAGAACGGGGAAACAAACTTACTCCTTCACCTGTAAAAACTCTGGCTCTCCAGCATAATTTGCCAGTGTGGCAACCAGAGCGAGTTAAAAAAGATAGTGAAACTTTAGCTAAATTGCAACAAACAGAAGCAGAAGCGTTTGTAGTGGTAGCTTATGGGCAGATTTTATCCAAAAAAATCTTAAATATGCCCAAGTTAGGCTGCATTAATGTACATGGGTCAATTTTACCGAAGTATCGCGGTGCGGCTCCGATTCAGTGGTGCCTCTGTAATGGTGAACCAGAAACAGGAATTACGACAATGTTAATGGATGCGGGGATGGATACTGGGGATATGCTGCTTAAAGCAACCACACCAATTGAATTGTTAGATAATGCTGACAATTTAGCTGTTAGATTAGCAACAATGGGTGGAGATTTGTTAATAGAAACTCTGTTAAAACTGAAACGTCAAGAGATTCAACCAATTCCGCAAAATAACGCAGAAGCTACTTACGCACCTTTGATTCAAAAGCAAGATTACCAGTTAGATTGGTCAAAGAGTGCGATCCAATTACACAATCAAATTCGGGGTTTCTACCCTAATTGTTGGACAACTTTTCGTAACCAGACTCTGAAAATTACAGCTACCCTTCCCCTTGGTTCTGCTGACGCTGAGGAAATACCACCAGAATTAGCAACAATACGCCAAAAATTACCTGATTTATCTGATATGTCTGGTATTCCTGGAGAAATAGTAAGCATTGCCAAGGGAATAGGTGCGATCGCCCAAACTGGAGCAGGTTTATTATTATTACGGGAAGTTCAGTTAGCGGGTAAACGTCCCCAGTCGGGATGGGATTTTGTTAATGGTACGCGGTTAACAGTGGGGGAAATTCTGAAGTCTGAAGTGTGA
- a CDS encoding response regulator codes for MTIKTILLIDDEPTIRELVQICLHDLVGWKVITAASAQAALQHLEIESPDAILLDVVMPGMDVNTFLYRFHERHSTKLIPIIFLSVIADWFTSQQLQQLGVVKAIAKPFNPLTLPDQIICALGWSVQSECESVL; via the coding sequence ATGACAATCAAGACAATATTGTTGATTGATGATGAACCGACTATTCGAGAACTTGTACAAATTTGTTTACACGATTTGGTGGGATGGAAAGTCATAACTGCTGCTTCCGCCCAAGCCGCCCTTCAACACTTAGAGATAGAATCTCCTGATGCTATTCTGCTAGATGTTGTTATGCCCGGTATGGACGTTAATACTTTTTTGTATAGATTTCACGAAAGACATTCAACTAAATTAATTCCAATAATTTTCTTGAGTGTAATTGCAGATTGGTTTACATCACAACAACTCCAGCAACTTGGTGTGGTGAAGGCAATTGCTAAACCTTTTAATCCCTTAACTTTACCTGATCAAATTATTTGCGCTTTAGGCTGGAGTGTACAGTCTGAATGTGAATCTGTTCTTTAA
- a CDS encoding response regulator has product MKILLVEDDVPTATLLSEVLKAEYYTVELATDGQNGLALATLYSFDLILLDLLMPKLDGINLCRQLRSQGVQKPILLLTAKDHSHDVVTGLDAGADDYVTKPYDISELLARIRALLRRGQTELTPSLLRWENLCINTASAEVTYQGKLISLSPKEYSLLGLFLRHPQRVFSRSEIIDRLWSIDTSPSEGAVTNLIKDLRHKLKTAGMSAELLETVYGLGYRLKTVPQTQQIDTTVTAKRQTAIASINKTLERYKDTFHQRVSVLEQAAQALHQRRLSSKLRQQTSQEAHKLAGTLGSFGYTTGSKLAQSIEHLLIQDKNLTSQDAVKLSQLIAQIKETLTQSPISSTLDQFAKIQLPLVLAINDQSFNYQLKTEAVNWGMQIEVAMNWESIQHQVSQLPKVILLYLNEQASMPKSLQLLNKLKQQLPKIPIFVIAEQENLMQRVAVARAGVQGFLTNPNMREVFQVITQVLPKTPANPAKVMILDDDPMMLEILSNILLSWGLQVKTLQNPQNFWEVLVATQPDLLMIDLEMPTYSGVDLCRVVRQDPHWGNLPILVVTAHTDMKSVQQVLAAGADDFIGKPVVGTDLIHRVMNRIDRYRVQQQLPT; this is encoded by the coding sequence GTGAAAATTCTGCTGGTAGAGGATGATGTACCAACTGCGACCTTACTGAGTGAGGTTCTCAAGGCGGAGTACTATACAGTTGAACTGGCAACCGATGGTCAAAATGGACTGGCTTTAGCAACCTTGTACAGTTTTGACTTGATATTGTTAGATTTGTTGATGCCCAAACTCGACGGAATTAACCTTTGCCGTCAACTCCGCTCTCAGGGGGTGCAGAAGCCGATTCTGTTGCTCACGGCGAAAGACCACAGTCATGATGTGGTTACGGGATTGGATGCAGGTGCAGATGATTACGTCACGAAACCTTACGATATCTCAGAGTTGTTAGCCAGAATAAGGGCTTTGCTGCGGCGTGGACAAACAGAACTGACACCAAGTTTGCTGCGTTGGGAAAATCTCTGCATTAACACCGCCTCGGCAGAAGTGACATACCAAGGTAAGCTGATATCTTTAAGCCCCAAGGAATATAGCTTACTAGGGCTGTTTTTGCGTCATCCACAGCGCGTATTTAGTCGCAGTGAGATTATTGACCGTCTTTGGTCAATAGATACGTCACCCAGTGAAGGTGCTGTGACTAATTTGATTAAAGACTTGCGACATAAGCTGAAAACAGCAGGAATGTCTGCGGAATTATTAGAGACAGTCTATGGTTTGGGTTATCGGCTCAAGACTGTGCCACAAACTCAGCAGATAGACACCACAGTAACAGCAAAACGGCAAACTGCGATCGCTTCTATCAATAAAACTCTAGAACGCTATAAAGATACATTTCACCAACGAGTTAGTGTGCTAGAACAAGCCGCACAAGCCTTACATCAAAGAAGATTATCATCTAAACTGCGGCAGCAAACCAGTCAAGAAGCACATAAACTAGCAGGAACATTAGGCTCTTTTGGCTATACTACAGGCTCAAAGTTAGCTCAGTCTATTGAACATTTGCTGATTCAGGATAAAAATCTCACCTCACAGGATGCAGTTAAATTATCACAATTAATTGCTCAAATCAAAGAAACACTAACTCAATCACCAATATCCAGCACCCTTGATCAATTTGCCAAGATCCAACTTCCTCTCGTACTGGCTATCAATGATCAATCTTTTAATTACCAACTCAAAACAGAAGCTGTGAATTGGGGGATGCAGATAGAAGTAGCAATGAATTGGGAGAGTATTCAACATCAAGTTTCACAACTGCCCAAGGTGATTTTGCTTTATTTAAATGAGCAAGCATCAATGCCAAAGAGTTTACAACTGCTGAATAAACTCAAACAACAGTTGCCAAAAATCCCAATTTTTGTCATCGCCGAGCAGGAAAATTTAATGCAGCGAGTTGCTGTAGCCCGTGCTGGTGTCCAAGGATTTCTCACCAACCCCAATATGAGGGAAGTTTTTCAGGTAATCACCCAAGTTTTACCCAAAACTCCAGCTAATCCAGCTAAGGTGATGATTTTAGACGATGATCCGATGATGCTGGAGATTTTGAGCAACATACTGCTATCTTGGGGATTACAAGTCAAGACATTGCAAAATCCGCAAAATTTTTGGGAAGTACTGGTTGCAACTCAGCCTGATTTATTAATGATTGATTTAGAAATGCCGACTTATAGTGGTGTAGACTTGTGTCGGGTAGTCAGACAAGATCCTCATTGGGGAAATTTGCCAATTTTAGTAGTAACTGCCCATACAGATATGAAATCAGTCCAACAAGTTTTAGCAGCAGGAGCCGATGATTTTATTGGTAAGCCTGTGGTAGGGACAGATTTAATTCATCGCGTCATGAACCGAATTGATCGTTATCGTGTACAGCAACAACTCCCAACTTAA
- a CDS encoding DUF6464 family protein — MEPDSLPTEVILTHPRQSLGKVQLDWTPQPGNYLDFQGKTYAVLERRHRYQFKSGRYRLHNIAIYVQSAQRPAEKSLLNGRWVVGDATCVYNAHSEIVRCAVNPQGPCQDCRYYEKV, encoded by the coding sequence ATGGAGCCAGACTCTTTACCAACCGAGGTGATACTGACGCACCCGCGTCAGTCCCTCGGTAAAGTGCAACTTGACTGGACACCCCAACCAGGAAACTATCTTGATTTTCAAGGTAAAACCTACGCTGTTCTAGAACGTCGCCATAGATATCAATTTAAATCGGGGCGTTATCGACTGCATAATATAGCAATCTACGTCCAATCTGCTCAAAGACCAGCAGAAAAAAGTTTACTAAATGGACGTTGGGTGGTTGGTGATGCTACTTGTGTTTATAACGCTCATTCTGAAATTGTCCGCTGTGCAGTCAACCCCCAAGGCCCTTGTCAAGACTGCCGCTACTATGAAAAAGTATGA
- a CDS encoding glucokinase, whose protein sequence is MTLLLAGDIGGTKTILRLVETSNSSELQTVYEESYRSGDFPDLVPMVQQFFLKANTATPQKACFAIAGPVVNNTAKLTNLAWFLDTERLQQELGITAISLINDFAAVGYGIFGLSSQDLLTLQPGKPKPEAPIAVIGAGTGLGQGFLIKQGNHYQVFPSEGGHTDFAPRNELEFQLLKYLLDKHDIQRVSVERVVSGLGIVAIYQFLRDRKHATESPEIAQAVRTWEQEAGQPEKSVDPGAVIGKAAVQKSDRLSEQTLQLFVDAYGAEAGNLALKLLPYGGLYIAGGIAPKILPLIQNGSFLLNFTQKGRMRSLLEEVPVYIILNPQVGLIGAALCAARL, encoded by the coding sequence ATGACTTTGTTACTAGCAGGAGATATCGGCGGCACAAAAACTATTTTGCGATTGGTGGAAACCTCAAATTCATCAGAGTTGCAGACCGTTTATGAGGAAAGTTATCGCAGTGGGGATTTTCCTGATTTAGTGCCGATGGTACAGCAATTTTTTCTGAAAGCGAATACAGCTACTCCCCAAAAGGCTTGTTTTGCGATCGCCGGGCCAGTGGTCAACAACACTGCTAAACTCACTAACCTAGCTTGGTTTTTAGATACAGAACGTCTGCAACAAGAATTAGGTATCACGGCAATTTCCTTAATTAATGACTTTGCGGCTGTTGGCTATGGCATTTTTGGTTTGAGTTCCCAAGATTTGCTGACTTTACAACCAGGTAAACCCAAACCCGAAGCACCCATCGCTGTAATTGGTGCCGGTACAGGATTAGGACAAGGCTTTTTAATCAAGCAGGGAAATCATTATCAAGTATTTCCCTCCGAAGGTGGTCACACCGACTTTGCCCCCCGTAACGAGTTAGAATTTCAACTGCTGAAATATTTGCTGGATAAACATGATATTCAGCGTGTTTCTGTAGAAAGAGTGGTTTCTGGTTTGGGTATTGTTGCCATTTACCAATTTTTGCGCGACCGCAAACATGCTACTGAATCTCCAGAAATCGCTCAAGCTGTGAGAACCTGGGAACAAGAAGCCGGACAACCAGAAAAAAGTGTTGATCCTGGTGCTGTGATTGGTAAAGCCGCAGTTCAAAAAAGCGATCGCCTCTCGGAACAAACACTACAATTATTTGTTGATGCTTACGGTGCAGAAGCCGGCAATCTCGCCTTGAAACTTTTACCCTACGGTGGCTTATACATTGCTGGGGGAATTGCACCAAAAATTCTGCCGTTAATTCAAAATGGTAGTTTCTTATTGAACTTCACTCAAAAAGGCCGAATGCGTTCTCTTTTAGAAGAAGTGCCAGTATATATTATTCTCAACCCCCAAGTAGGATTAATAGGTGCAGCTTTGTGTGCAGCTAGGTTATAA
- a CDS encoding AAA-like domain-containing protein → MNLQQHKTKRRRGVVLTSTGIQRLQEAIISWEILKNQGYRLTLEQLSRQVNISTKTLSRLWSLSKGVDQKTLKLCFSAFNLKLQKEDYTVLNEAEETGVLGFLSTNSSLQKDNFAQFSHNQEQYWSYPNGPVALDSPLYIERPPIEELVCREITRPGCVIRIRAPRQMGKSSLVLRLLAFANLKKYRTVNVNCHQIDNHCLTDLNKLLRCLCWKIAQQLDIKPNLDDEWDEEVGYKLSCSFYLQKYILQQSENPIVLVLSDVDRFFDYPHIAQEFFALLRSWCEEARQNQAWQKLRLVVVYSTEQYVSLDINRSPFNIGLPIRLIEFTQSQVEDLARRYELDWSPGQESTQLMSLVGGHPALIQLALYNLASGILTLQDLITDAIANGGIYRHHLWRHWMKLQSNPNLVKKYTEIVCSQASMSVDPVDAYKLESLGLICFDGDRILPRCELYRNYFQRQLHTTML, encoded by the coding sequence ATGAATTTACAGCAACATAAAACTAAGAGAAGAAGAGGCGTTGTACTCACTTCTACAGGTATACAACGTTTACAAGAAGCAATTATATCTTGGGAAATTCTTAAAAATCAGGGATATCGTTTAACTCTAGAGCAACTGAGTAGACAAGTAAATATTTCTACAAAAACTTTAAGCCGATTATGGTCTTTGAGTAAAGGCGTAGATCAAAAAACTCTCAAATTATGTTTTAGTGCATTTAATTTAAAACTACAAAAAGAAGATTACACAGTTTTAAATGAAGCAGAAGAAACAGGAGTATTAGGTTTTTTGTCAACAAACTCATCCTTACAAAAAGACAATTTTGCTCAATTTTCTCATAACCAAGAACAGTATTGGTCATATCCAAATGGCCCTGTAGCTTTAGATTCTCCCTTATATATTGAACGTCCACCAATAGAAGAACTGGTTTGTCGAGAAATTACTCGTCCAGGTTGTGTGATTCGGATTCGCGCTCCGAGACAGATGGGTAAAAGTTCTTTAGTATTGCGTCTTTTAGCTTTTGCAAATCTCAAAAAATATCGGACTGTTAATGTTAATTGCCATCAAATAGATAACCATTGTTTGACTGATTTAAATAAGCTTTTACGTTGTCTTTGCTGGAAAATTGCCCAACAATTAGACATTAAGCCTAACTTGGATGATGAATGGGATGAAGAAGTTGGTTATAAATTAAGCTGTAGTTTCTACTTACAAAAGTATATTCTTCAACAGAGTGAGAACCCTATAGTTTTGGTATTGAGTGATGTTGATCGGTTTTTTGATTATCCTCACATAGCTCAAGAATTTTTTGCTTTGTTGCGTTCTTGGTGTGAGGAAGCACGTCAAAATCAGGCTTGGCAAAAGCTGAGATTAGTAGTGGTATATTCTACCGAACAATATGTTTCTCTAGATATTAATCGTTCTCCATTTAATATTGGCTTACCTATACGTCTTATTGAATTTACTCAAAGCCAGGTGGAAGATTTAGCCAGAAGATATGAGTTAGACTGGAGTCCTGGTCAAGAATCTACTCAATTGATGTCTTTGGTTGGTGGTCATCCAGCTTTGATTCAACTGGCTTTGTATAATCTAGCTTCTGGTATTCTCACCTTACAAGACTTAATCACAGATGCGATCGCCAACGGTGGGATATATCGCCATCATCTCTGGCGACACTGGATGAAACTGCAAAGCAATCCTAACTTAGTTAAAAAATATACTGAAATAGTCTGCTCACAGGCAAGCATGTCTGTTGACCCTGTGGATGCTTATAAACTCGAAAGTTTAGGATTGATTTGTTTTGATGGCGATCGCATTCTACCTCGTTGCGAACTCTACCGTAATTATTTTCAAAGACAGCTACATACAACAATGCTATAA